From the Candidatus Saccharimonadaceae bacterium ML1 genome, one window contains:
- the raiA gene encoding Ribosome-associated translation inhibitor RaiA, which produces MIADVEVAGIGGYTPDEPTKKYIRKKIGALDRLVTRHARKTISAVVKIEEVNRDHGNKYEVEAVLTVPDKTIKAKDSTVNVLAATDIVEQKLAAQLRKYKEDRVPHVGRRGLLARFKRSYDREA; this is translated from the coding sequence ATGATCGCAGATGTCGAAGTAGCCGGTATCGGGGGCTATACTCCTGATGAGCCAACCAAAAAATACATTCGCAAAAAAATCGGCGCCCTTGATAGGCTTGTTACGCGCCACGCTCGCAAAACAATCAGTGCCGTCGTGAAAATTGAGGAAGTTAATCGCGACCATGGCAATAAGTATGAGGTTGAGGCGGTTTTGACCGTGCCGGATAAAACGATAAAGGCAAAAGACTCGACGGTTAATGTGCTCGCTGCGACCGATATTGTTGAGCAAAAGTTAGCAGCGCAGTTGCGTAAATACAAAGAAGACCGCGTGCCGCACGTTGGGCGGCGCGGGCTTTTGGCGCGGTTTAAGCGTAGTTACGACCGCGAAGCGTAA
- the secA gene encoding Protein translocase subunit SecA, whose translation MVTRDKALTKVFGDPQKRILKRLQKKVDEINKLGPKYKKMSTDDLAAQTNVLRKKLKKKNVTLDTILPDAFAVVREMADRVIGERHYDVQLIGSMVLHEGNVAELKTGEGKTLMSTLAAYLNALEGKGVHIVTVNDYLAQRDAGWMGQIYDALGMTTGVIINDASFLYDREYDNENHTDPRMKKLRPCTRKEAYEADITYGTNNEFGFDYLRDNMVNEIGLVRQRELNFAIVDEVDSILIDEARTPLIISAPAAENPDSYYQFAKIASQLTPDDYTLEEKHKQVALSDQGVEKVQKMLGIKNLYTPEYVRSVYHMDQALRAQTLFHRDKDYVVTNDGEVIIVDEHTGRLKQGNRYNEGLHQAIEAKEGVPVLQESMTLATISFQNYFRLYKKLSGMTGTAFTEAEEFQQIYSLDVVVVPPNKPITRKDHEDLIYKTEKGKLKAVAQAIKEYHAEGRPVLVGSGSIAKNEMIADYLDKEGIKYEILNAKNNEREAEIIARAGEKGAITLATNIAGRGTDIKLGKGVKELGGLVVIGSERHESRRIDNQLRGRGGRQGDPGDTQFYVSTEDDLMRIFQGERIAALMERLGVDEETAIQNKAVSKTLEAAQKRVEGYNFDTRKNVVQYDNVINRHRKVVYTMRRKILEGDNIKPEIQRLLGVKVAELTDVPAKNNPKFAEEFEEIIPLDSEEIKKIGAIKKDRVRRETALEAAQKLYAEKESEMGEDLIRRIEREVYLQVLDTLWMQHLENMQHLREGIHWRSVGQRDPLVEYRSESQKLFDSLQATLRDEVLRAIYHVRPTDAISRESVDDDHETELTKLAETSVEHGVNEITGGEENRDRDFTKVKTTKTNADINHKRNVARKKKKAQRQNRKKRR comes from the coding sequence ATGGTTACGAGAGACAAAGCGTTGACAAAAGTGTTCGGCGATCCGCAGAAGCGGATTTTGAAGCGTTTACAAAAAAAAGTTGACGAGATTAATAAGCTTGGTCCAAAGTATAAAAAAATGTCGACTGACGATCTGGCGGCGCAGACTAATGTGCTACGCAAAAAACTTAAGAAAAAAAACGTAACGCTTGATACGATTTTACCGGATGCGTTTGCGGTGGTACGCGAAATGGCTGACCGTGTGATCGGCGAACGGCATTACGATGTACAGTTGATCGGTAGCATGGTGCTGCACGAAGGTAATGTCGCCGAGCTAAAGACTGGCGAGGGAAAAACGCTCATGTCAACGCTGGCGGCATATTTGAATGCGCTTGAAGGTAAGGGCGTGCACATTGTGACGGTGAATGACTATCTGGCGCAGCGCGACGCCGGCTGGATGGGGCAGATTTATGACGCGCTTGGCATGACGACGGGTGTTATCATCAACGATGCGTCGTTTTTATATGACCGTGAATACGACAATGAGAACCACACCGACCCGCGCATGAAAAAGTTGCGCCCTTGCACGCGCAAAGAGGCTTACGAGGCGGATATTACATACGGGACGAATAATGAGTTCGGGTTTGATTATTTGCGCGACAACATGGTGAACGAAATCGGGCTGGTGCGCCAGCGCGAACTCAACTTTGCGATTGTTGACGAGGTCGACTCAATTCTAATCGACGAAGCGCGTACGCCGCTTATTATCAGCGCGCCGGCCGCTGAAAATCCGGATAGCTACTATCAGTTTGCGAAAATTGCGTCGCAGCTGACGCCTGACGACTACACGCTTGAGGAAAAGCATAAGCAGGTAGCGCTAAGTGATCAGGGTGTTGAGAAGGTCCAAAAGATGCTTGGTATAAAAAATTTGTACACACCGGAATATGTGCGCAGTGTGTATCATATGGATCAGGCCTTGCGCGCACAAACATTATTCCATCGCGACAAAGATTATGTAGTGACGAACGATGGCGAAGTGATCATCGTTGACGAGCATACTGGTCGTTTGAAGCAGGGTAACCGCTACAATGAAGGGCTGCATCAGGCGATTGAAGCGAAAGAGGGCGTACCGGTCCTGCAAGAAAGTATGACGCTTGCGACGATTTCATTCCAGAATTACTTTCGGTTGTATAAGAAATTAAGCGGCATGACGGGTACGGCTTTCACCGAAGCCGAAGAGTTTCAACAAATTTATTCACTTGATGTCGTGGTCGTGCCGCCGAACAAACCAATTACTCGCAAAGACCACGAAGATCTGATATACAAAACTGAAAAAGGCAAGTTGAAGGCAGTAGCGCAGGCGATTAAAGAATATCACGCTGAGGGGCGTCCCGTGCTTGTTGGTTCGGGCAGTATTGCTAAAAATGAGATGATTGCCGACTACCTGGATAAAGAAGGGATTAAGTATGAGATTCTCAATGCGAAAAATAATGAGCGCGAAGCAGAAATCATTGCGCGGGCAGGCGAAAAGGGTGCAATTACGCTTGCAACAAACATTGCTGGGCGCGGCACTGACATTAAGCTTGGCAAAGGCGTAAAAGAGCTTGGCGGGCTCGTGGTGATTGGCAGCGAGCGCCACGAATCGCGCCGTATTGATAATCAGCTGCGCGGACGCGGCGGCCGCCAGGGAGATCCGGGTGATACGCAGTTTTACGTATCGACCGAGGACGACTTGATGCGAATCTTCCAGGGAGAGCGTATCGCGGCGCTTATGGAACGTTTAGGGGTCGACGAGGAGACGGCGATTCAAAACAAAGCTGTGTCAAAGACGCTTGAGGCGGCGCAAAAGCGTGTTGAAGGTTATAACTTTGATACGCGTAAAAATGTTGTTCAATACGACAACGTGATCAATCGCCACCGCAAGGTTGTTTATACGATGCGACGCAAGATTCTTGAAGGCGATAATATCAAACCAGAAATCCAGCGGCTGCTTGGCGTTAAGGTAGCTGAATTAACAGATGTGCCCGCTAAGAACAACCCGAAGTTTGCCGAGGAATTTGAAGAGATTATTCCGCTTGATTCGGAAGAAATTAAGAAGATTGGTGCGATAAAAAAGGACCGCGTACGGCGTGAGACAGCGCTTGAGGCGGCGCAAAAACTGTATGCCGAGAAAGAGTCGGAAATGGGCGAAGATCTGATCCGCCGGATTGAGCGCGAAGTGTATCTTCAGGTGCTTGATACCTTGTGGATGCAGCACTTAGAGAACATGCAGCATTTGCGCGAGGGCATTCACTGGCGCAGTGTTGGGCAGCGCGACCCGCTGGTTGAGTACCGCAGCGAGTCGCAGAAGTTGTTTGACAGTTTGCAAGCGACGTTACGCGACGAAGTGCTGCGGGCGATTTATCATGTGCGCCCGACCGATGCAATCAGCCGCGAATCGGTTGATGATGACCACGAAACTGAACTGACTAAACTTGCGGAAACATCAGTTGAGCACGGCGTGAACGAAATTACCGGCGGCGAGGAGAATCGCGATCGTGATTTTACCAAAGTAAAAACGACCAAAACTAACGCCGACATCAACCATAAACGCAACGTTGCGCGCAAGAAGAAAAAGGCGCAGCGCCAAAACCGTAAGAAGAGGCGATAA
- a CDS encoding Insulinase family protein — protein MKHTVSEVRLANGARGLLIDVPGATVMSFRFHFRAGNRYVGDKNVYETAHIMEHMAFGANAQFANEHAYEAEFTKNGAYHNAMTSDLSMVYVAECADFEWERILRLQQVAICQPRFKQEELDAEKGNVRSELTGYLNNNGYVLWPKIQQLMGEDVYTFRQRLRLIDNVTLQHIRHHHTLTHTSDNMRFVIAGNLHGRKAHIQRMLEAWELPRGKRFDVPRDELRKAGPTLIRRKEASNLTFGWSMALPRELDDDEDEAMACLNHILTGTMHSRIFGAARKKGLAYGMFSETSTGFYDSGWDFGGQVNLETADKLFDIIAREIRAVLNGEITEEELDAAKSYALGRYQMGAQTVAQISNFYRGRYFGDGFVKDYEHVPDEIRNVSRERMLRTAREFIDANTWVFAGVSSGAKDDIVRINNKLETLFK, from the coding sequence ATGAAACATACGGTATCAGAGGTGCGCTTAGCAAATGGCGCGCGCGGATTGTTGATTGATGTGCCAGGCGCGACGGTGATGAGTTTCCGCTTTCATTTTCGTGCCGGCAACCGCTATGTCGGCGATAAAAATGTGTACGAAACAGCACACATCATGGAGCATATGGCGTTTGGCGCGAACGCGCAGTTTGCGAACGAACACGCCTACGAAGCAGAATTTACAAAGAATGGCGCTTACCATAATGCAATGACAAGCGATTTGTCGATGGTGTATGTGGCGGAATGCGCGGATTTTGAATGGGAGCGAATCCTGCGCTTGCAGCAAGTTGCGATTTGCCAGCCGCGGTTTAAGCAAGAGGAACTTGATGCCGAAAAAGGCAATGTGCGCAGCGAGCTTACGGGTTATTTGAACAATAATGGGTATGTATTATGGCCAAAAATTCAGCAGCTGATGGGCGAGGATGTTTATACGTTTCGGCAGCGCTTGCGGCTGATAGATAATGTGACACTTCAGCACATCCGTCATCATCATACGTTAACACACACGAGTGATAATATGCGCTTTGTTATTGCCGGAAACCTGCATGGGCGTAAGGCGCACATCCAGCGCATGCTTGAAGCGTGGGAACTTCCGCGGGGTAAACGTTTTGACGTGCCGCGTGATGAATTAAGGAAGGCTGGTCCGACCTTGATCCGCCGCAAAGAGGCGAGTAATTTGACTTTTGGTTGGAGTATGGCGTTGCCACGTGAGTTAGATGATGATGAAGATGAGGCGATGGCGTGTTTGAACCACATCTTAACCGGCACGATGCACTCGCGTATTTTTGGCGCCGCGCGCAAGAAGGGCTTAGCATACGGCATGTTTAGCGAAACATCGACAGGATTCTACGATAGCGGCTGGGATTTTGGCGGGCAGGTTAATTTAGAGACAGCCGATAAACTATTTGATATTATCGCGCGCGAAATCCGTGCGGTGCTGAATGGTGAAATTACCGAAGAGGAACTTGATGCCGCAAAATCATACGCGCTTGGGCGCTATCAGATGGGCGCGCAAACGGTTGCGCAGATTAGTAATTTTTACCGCGGGCGCTATTTCGGCGATGGCTTCGTAAAAGATTACGAGCACGTGCCAGATGAAATCCGTAACGTATCGCGCGAGCGTATGCTGCGTACGGCGCGCGAGTTTATTGATGCAAATACTTGGGTGTTCGCGGGCGTCAGTAGTGGCGCGAAGGACGACATTGTGCGAATTAACAATAAGCTTGAGACGTTGTTCAAGTGA
- the murD gene encoding UDP-N-acetylmuramoyl-L-alanine--D-glutamate ligase: MKIAIAGYGVEGRASLKYFRRKYPRAEFLIVDQNDIKNPADDIIVHTGTNVFSERLNDVNLVIRTPSIAPYHIHTLGKIWSATNEFFAECPAPIIGVTGTKGKGTVCSMIAAILRQAGKTVHTVGNIGTPGLDVLPQITPRDVVIYELSSFQLWDLERSPHIAVVLMIEPDHLDVHRTFDEYIDAKSNICRYQQANDITIYHPTNIYSQQIALASGGEGQAYRYGIPDDFQVYVDGVYFMSQNRQVCPTDAVQLPGGYNLDNACAAMSAVAMTFPGIPLEMYYHGLRSFTGLPHRLKRVAEKSGVTYYDDSIATTPGSAIAAIGAFAQPKVLILGGHDKGGDYTALAKEIARSNMRAVILMGSNAEKIAQTIYSVAPQANLIVKGKVPMAEIVRTAATTAQAGDVVILCPAAASFDQFASYNDRGDQFVAAVQAL, encoded by the coding sequence ATGAAGATTGCGATTGCAGGATATGGCGTTGAAGGGCGGGCGAGTCTGAAGTATTTCCGGCGCAAGTATCCGCGCGCTGAGTTTCTGATTGTTGATCAAAATGATATAAAAAACCCGGCTGACGATATAATTGTTCACACTGGTACGAATGTCTTTTCGGAGCGGTTGAATGATGTTAATCTGGTGATTCGTACGCCAAGTATCGCGCCATATCATATTCACACACTGGGAAAAATTTGGTCGGCGACAAATGAGTTTTTCGCCGAGTGTCCGGCGCCGATTATTGGCGTGACGGGAACGAAAGGCAAGGGAACGGTATGCAGTATGATCGCGGCGATTTTGCGCCAGGCGGGCAAAACGGTGCATACGGTCGGCAATATCGGTACGCCAGGGCTTGACGTGCTGCCGCAGATTACACCGCGTGATGTGGTGATTTATGAGTTAAGCAGCTTTCAGCTGTGGGATTTGGAGCGATCGCCGCACATTGCGGTTGTGCTGATGATTGAACCGGATCATCTGGATGTTCATCGGACGTTTGATGAATATATTGATGCGAAATCAAATATTTGCCGGTATCAGCAGGCAAATGATATTACAATATATCACCCAACGAATATTTATTCGCAGCAAATTGCGCTCGCGTCGGGCGGCGAAGGGCAGGCGTACCGGTACGGTATTCCTGATGACTTCCAGGTGTATGTTGACGGCGTGTACTTCATGTCGCAGAATCGCCAAGTATGCCCAACCGATGCCGTGCAATTGCCGGGTGGCTATAATCTTGATAACGCGTGTGCGGCAATGAGTGCTGTTGCGATGACGTTTCCGGGCATTCCGCTAGAAATGTATTACCATGGACTACGCTCATTTACGGGCTTGCCGCACCGCCTGAAACGTGTCGCTGAAAAAAGCGGCGTGACGTATTATGACGATAGCATTGCGACGACGCCGGGAAGCGCTATCGCGGCGATTGGCGCATTTGCGCAGCCGAAAGTTTTGATTCTAGGCGGACACGACAAAGGCGGCGATTATACAGCGCTTGCTAAAGAAATCGCCCGCAGTAATATGCGCGCCGTGATATTAATGGGCTCGAATGCTGAGAAAATTGCTCAGACGATATATAGTGTTGCGCCACAGGCTAATCTGATTGTCAAAGGCAAAGTTCCAATGGCGGAAATCGTACGCACCGCAGCGACAACAGCGCAGGCTGGCGATGTAGTCATTTTATGCCCCGCAGCGGCAAGCTTTGACCAGTTTGCTTCGTATAATGATCGCGGCGATCAGTTTGTGGCGGCTGTACAGGCGTTGTAG
- the htpX gene encoding Protease HtpX has translation MQQQPYQYTKGKIAVERARMSSDNVVLGVTFGVFFLLTFGYFIYSYFDEVAKHLGGVTFLGGVIGLLIALVLGCVFLAVSLGIGMFLTRMMRQQMLGNSLEVQYSAYAWLRDWSNEVAADLEMPQVEIFITQNPVINAYAFGFARPYAIVLHSGSIRYLTEDELKVIVVHEMAHIKYKHTDASVYLIPFLIIPIINMAGNWIAGFWRRRTEFTADRLALAYIGDAALVKNALIKVHVGPDTAKDMNDVARQWLQYKAERPMNRFAQTFSDHPYLVRRLSQVDYWDTAFHAAQAQPVQTASATPVQSAPNGEMAAQSSAASTQTPKPPVPPRKRKNSQGSPKGDNASEA, from the coding sequence ATGCAGCAACAGCCATACCAATATACGAAAGGAAAAATTGCCGTGGAGCGCGCACGTATGTCAAGCGACAATGTCGTGCTAGGCGTAACGTTTGGCGTTTTCTTTTTGCTGACATTCGGGTACTTTATCTATAGCTATTTTGATGAAGTCGCTAAGCATCTGGGCGGCGTCACGTTTCTTGGTGGTGTTATCGGTCTCCTTATTGCGCTTGTGCTCGGCTGTGTATTTTTGGCGGTTTCGCTCGGTATTGGCATGTTTTTGACTCGTATGATGCGCCAGCAGATGCTTGGTAACTCGCTTGAAGTGCAGTATAGCGCGTACGCTTGGCTGCGCGATTGGTCGAATGAAGTTGCGGCGGACTTAGAAATGCCGCAAGTTGAGATTTTTATTACGCAGAATCCGGTGATTAATGCGTACGCATTTGGATTTGCGCGTCCATATGCGATTGTGTTGCATTCAGGTTCAATTCGCTATCTAACGGAAGACGAACTGAAAGTGATCGTTGTCCATGAGATGGCGCACATTAAATACAAGCATACCGACGCATCGGTGTATTTGATACCGTTTTTGATCATTCCGATCATCAATATGGCTGGCAACTGGATTGCAGGATTCTGGCGCCGCCGGACTGAATTTACCGCCGATCGTTTGGCATTGGCGTATATTGGCGACGCGGCACTCGTGAAGAATGCGCTCATTAAAGTGCACGTCGGTCCGGACACGGCGAAAGACATGAACGATGTTGCGCGCCAATGGCTGCAGTATAAGGCTGAACGCCCGATGAATCGTTTTGCACAGACGTTTAGTGATCATCCGTATTTGGTGCGGCGCTTAAGCCAAGTAGATTATTGGGATACAGCGTTTCACGCGGCGCAGGCGCAACCGGTTCAAACAGCATCCGCTACTCCTGTTCAATCCGCGCCAAATGGAGAAATGGCGGCGCAGTCGTCGGCAGCTTCAACTCAAACACCGAAACCGCCCGTGCCGCCGCGTAAACGTAAAAATTCGCAAGGATCGCCAAAAGGCGACAATGCGTCAGAAGCTTAA
- the prfB gene encoding Peptide chain release factor 2: MQPLKKRASDLSEQIRSAYETLHIDAKAEELVAIDRQLADSNVWANVERAQQLSRESAALRTQIEPWQVLRSQTNDIVELMDLGDDSMIAEFDEQISALETEYANRRRDLLFQGEYDDYAAIVKLSSGAGGTDAQDWTEMLERMYLRWAEKHDMHVELVERSAGDEAGIKNVTYIMRGIYTYGWLKSEHGVHRLVRLSPFNADNLRQTSFALVEIMPEIAAPDEVQIADKDLRIDIYRSGGNGGQGVNTTDSAVRITHIPTGIVVAIQNERSQIQNKETALKILKSRLAQMQLEQHAETLADLRAGESASWGAQIRNYILHPYTLVKDTRTKYEDRDAAGVLDGKIDGFMSAYLTWAVDS; encoded by the coding sequence ATGCAACCGCTGAAAAAGCGCGCGAGCGATCTGTCGGAGCAGATCCGCAGCGCATACGAAACATTGCATATTGATGCGAAAGCAGAAGAGCTAGTTGCGATTGATCGCCAGCTTGCCGATAGCAATGTGTGGGCGAACGTTGAGCGCGCGCAGCAGTTGTCGCGCGAATCGGCGGCATTGCGTACTCAGATTGAGCCGTGGCAGGTATTGCGTTCACAAACAAACGATATTGTTGAGCTGATGGATTTGGGCGATGACTCAATGATAGCTGAGTTTGATGAGCAGATTAGCGCGCTTGAAACGGAGTATGCGAATCGCCGCCGCGATTTGTTATTCCAAGGCGAGTACGACGACTATGCGGCTATCGTGAAACTAAGCAGCGGTGCAGGTGGCACTGATGCGCAAGATTGGACGGAAATGCTTGAGCGTATGTATCTGCGCTGGGCGGAAAAACATGATATGCACGTTGAACTCGTAGAGCGTTCGGCGGGGGATGAAGCGGGGATTAAAAATGTAACGTACATTATGCGTGGAATATATACTTATGGCTGGTTGAAAAGCGAGCATGGCGTGCACCGTTTAGTGCGTCTTAGTCCGTTTAATGCTGATAATTTGCGGCAAACCAGTTTTGCGTTGGTTGAGATTATGCCGGAAATTGCCGCTCCAGACGAAGTACAGATTGCCGACAAAGATCTGCGTATTGACATCTACCGCAGCGGCGGTAATGGCGGACAGGGCGTGAATACGACTGATAGCGCTGTGCGCATTACGCATATTCCGACAGGAATCGTGGTTGCAATTCAGAATGAACGCAGCCAAATCCAGAATAAGGAAACAGCGCTTAAGATTCTGAAAAGCCGCTTAGCACAGATGCAGCTTGAGCAACACGCGGAGACGCTTGCTGATTTACGTGCGGGCGAATCAGCAAGTTGGGGTGCGCAAATCCGTAATTATATATTGCACCCATATACCCTTGTGAAAGATACACGCACGAAATACGAGGATCGCGACGCTGCAGGTGTGTTGGATGGCAAGATAGACGGGTTTATGAGTGCGTATTTGACGTGGGCAGTGGATTCGTAG
- the ftsE gene encoding Cell division ATP-binding protein FtsE, whose protein sequence is MILLDRVTKSYGKNAKPALNRVSLHVEPKEFVIIVGTSGAGKSTLLKLLTREEKPTSGKIVVGGIDYDTLKDKHVPLLRRKIGVVFQDFKLLPQRTVFENVAFALEIAGMTNREIRNTVPKVIDLVGLKGKEKQFPHQLSGGERQRVAIARAVVRQPKILIADEPTGNLDPRHSWDIVRLLEKINRYGTTVLLTTHNVEIVNRLKRRVITIDHGKITSDQAQGSYKQ, encoded by the coding sequence ATGATTCTGTTGGATAGGGTGACGAAGTCGTACGGCAAAAATGCGAAGCCGGCGTTGAATCGGGTGAGTTTGCATGTTGAGCCGAAGGAATTTGTAATTATCGTTGGGACGAGCGGTGCGGGTAAAAGCACGCTATTAAAGTTATTGACACGCGAAGAGAAACCAACGAGCGGCAAGATTGTCGTTGGCGGTATTGATTATGACACGCTGAAAGATAAGCATGTGCCGCTGCTGCGCCGCAAAATTGGCGTCGTATTTCAGGATTTCAAGCTGTTGCCGCAGCGGACAGTGTTTGAAAATGTGGCATTTGCGCTGGAGATTGCCGGCATGACGAACCGCGAGATCAGGAACACGGTGCCGAAGGTAATTGACCTTGTAGGATTGAAAGGTAAAGAAAAACAGTTTCCGCATCAGCTGTCGGGGGGCGAGCGCCAGCGGGTGGCGATCGCGCGGGCGGTAGTGCGCCAGCCGAAGATTTTGATCGCCGACGAGCCGACGGGGAATCTTGACCCGAGGCATAGCTGGGACATCGTTCGCTTGCTAGAAAAAATCAATCGCTATGGTACGACGGTGCTCTTAACGACACACAATGTTGAGATCGTAAACCGGTTGAAACGGCGCGTGATCACGATTGACCATGGCAAGATTACAAGCGATCAGGCGCAAGGGAGTTATAAACAGTAA
- a CDS encoding Cell division protein FtsX, producing the protein MAKPAKKVKKNTRALAQQKRHRRQWLTFVRMCRYGINNFTRNAWLTVAATAVMTITLLIIFATVIASNVLADSVAELSKKVDMSIYLRTGTTEQQAKPVIHALRQLSNVENVTFISSEQARAQNAQNNKTDQDVLEAISQATNKLPAVIRINLKNINDTAQLDEFVKKNKELKPIVDLNRAPSFAGSRRNAIENIGRWANFAQRAGLAASILFVVISSLIVFNTIRMAIFNRKDEIEMMKLIGAEKSFIRGPFLVEAVVYGCIAAVLATMIGVSLFVAASEKLQSYGIATANTTNTLTMYLGVVLLVMIGFGALIGVISSALATRRYLKI; encoded by the coding sequence ATGGCAAAGCCGGCAAAAAAGGTAAAGAAGAATACGCGCGCACTTGCACAGCAAAAACGCCACCGCCGGCAATGGTTGACGTTTGTACGCATGTGCCGTTATGGTATCAATAACTTTACGCGCAACGCTTGGCTGACAGTGGCGGCAACAGCAGTAATGACAATTACGTTGCTTATTATCTTTGCGACGGTAATTGCGAGTAATGTGCTCGCCGATTCGGTGGCGGAGTTAAGCAAAAAAGTTGATATGTCAATTTATCTTAGGACGGGTACAACCGAACAGCAGGCGAAGCCGGTAATACATGCGCTGAGGCAGCTATCAAACGTTGAAAATGTCACGTTTATCTCGTCGGAACAGGCGCGCGCGCAGAACGCGCAAAATAATAAAACCGATCAAGACGTGCTTGAAGCAATCAGTCAGGCGACAAACAAGCTGCCAGCGGTTATTCGTATCAATCTGAAAAATATTAACGATACGGCGCAGCTTGACGAATTTGTGAAGAAAAATAAAGAGCTGAAACCGATTGTCGATCTGAACCGTGCGCCATCGTTTGCCGGCTCGCGGCGCAACGCGATCGAAAACATTGGTCGGTGGGCGAATTTTGCACAGCGTGCAGGGTTAGCGGCAAGTATTCTGTTTGTTGTGATTTCATCGCTGATTGTGTTTAATACGATTCGTATGGCGATTTTTAACCGCAAGGATGAAATTGAAATGATGAAGCTGATCGGCGCCGAAAAAAGCTTCATTCGCGGACCGTTTCTGGTTGAGGCGGTAGTATACGGCTGTATTGCGGCGGTGCTGGCGACGATGATCGGCGTGTCGTTGTTTGTGGCGGCAAGTGAAAAACTGCAGTCATACGGAATCGCGACGGCGAATACTACGAATACGTTGACAATGTATTTAGGGGTGGTGCTGCTTGTGATGATTGGGTTTGGCGCGCTGATTGGTGTTATTTCATCGGCACTCGCAACGCGGCGATATTTGAAGATTTAG
- a CDS encoding CHAP domain-containing protein, protein MKQRSTTPVSSKGIVTRSALVAAAVLMGATTPLMLAGRAFADQYDEQIKQLQSESDNYKQQASALGVLAGNLQAELDKLTAQKTELQRQISQSQAKRDKLDQDIVSTKKKIADTKDALGDIVADMYVDDSISPLEMLASSNNIGDYVDKQEYRSSMQESLSNTIKQINKLKTQLEKQKKDVENVIKDQEAQKQSLAAKEAEQAKLVEETKGQESAYQALVSQRSGEIESLRAQQAAAMAAAARRYNINIGSGSASGGGYPSVWANAEQDTIVDSWGLYNRECVSYAAWKVASTGRFVPHFGGAGNANQWPSTTARYGIANGSTPKAGSVAIQYVGVYGHAMYVEAVNGDGTITVSDYNNNSDGLGWGRYHHYSRSAAGLTYIYF, encoded by the coding sequence ATGAAACAGCGGTCCACCACACCAGTTTCGTCAAAAGGCATCGTCACACGCTCGGCGCTTGTGGCAGCAGCCGTTTTGATGGGCGCAACAACTCCTTTAATGCTTGCGGGGCGAGCGTTTGCCGACCAATACGACGAGCAGATTAAGCAGTTACAGTCAGAGTCCGACAACTATAAGCAGCAGGCATCTGCTTTAGGCGTGCTGGCGGGCAACTTGCAAGCAGAACTTGACAAGTTAACGGCGCAAAAAACTGAATTGCAGCGGCAAATTTCGCAGAGCCAAGCTAAGCGCGATAAGCTTGACCAAGACATCGTGTCGACTAAGAAAAAGATTGCCGATACGAAAGATGCGCTCGGCGACATCGTTGCTGATATGTATGTGGACGATTCAATTTCGCCGCTTGAAATGCTTGCGAGCAGCAATAATATCGGCGATTATGTTGACAAGCAAGAATATCGTTCATCTATGCAAGAGAGCTTGAGCAATACGATTAAACAGATTAACAAACTCAAAACGCAGCTCGAAAAGCAGAAAAAAGACGTCGAAAACGTCATTAAAGACCAAGAGGCGCAAAAGCAATCGCTTGCTGCAAAAGAGGCGGAGCAGGCGAAGCTTGTCGAGGAGACGAAAGGGCAGGAGTCTGCGTATCAGGCACTTGTGAGCCAGCGTTCAGGCGAAATTGAGAGCCTGCGCGCGCAGCAGGCGGCAGCGATGGCAGCGGCGGCGCGGCGCTATAATATTAACATTGGTTCGGGCTCGGCGAGCGGCGGCGGCTATCCGTCGGTTTGGGCGAATGCAGAACAAGACACGATTGTCGATAGCTGGGGTCTGTATAACCGCGAATGTGTGAGTTATGCAGCGTGGAAGGTCGCAAGCACGGGGCGCTTCGTGCCTCACTTTGGCGGCGCAGGCAACGCGAACCAATGGCCGTCAACGACAGCGCGCTACGGTATTGCGAATGGTTCAACGCCAAAAGCCGGCTCGGTTGCGATTCAATATGTCGGCGTGTATGGGCACGCGATGTATGTTGAGGCGGTGAACGGCGACGGTACGATTACGGTCAGCGACTACAACAATAACTCTGACGGGCTTGGCTGGGGCCGGTATCACCACTATTCGCGCTCGGCGGCTGGTTTGACATATATCTACTTTTAG